The following is a genomic window from Chitinophaga caseinilytica.
TGCACATTCGGCCGGACGATGAGCTGTACATCGCGCAGGATGCCGCCGATGGGGTGATGCGCGTACCCCGCGGCGAAGGAAATATCGTCTGTCCGGTCGGTCACTTCCACTTCCAGATCGGCCGTGGATCCCGCTTTCACAAAAGCGGTGAGATCGCATTCCCATGCCGTGAAGCCGCCGAAATGTTCGCGGACGAATTTCCCGTTGATGAAAACGCGGGCGTAACTATACACACCGTTGAAGCGGATGGCGATCTGACGGCCGTTGGCTTCGGCGGGTATGTGAATGGATTTTTTGTAGCGGAAGGGTTGGTCGTGCGCCACGGCGAAACCCTGCATGGCCGGTTCGCCGGGAACCTGCACAGGCTTCCAATCTTTCTGTCCGTTCAATTGAATTTCCCAGGTGCCGGCGAGGCTGGTCGCAACCTGCTTCACGCCTGAAACGGCTGCGGGAATTGGCGCCAATTGCTGCCGGCCGCCGGCCATGAATTGTTGCGCGTTTGCTGTGAAAGGCAGCAGCAGCAACAATATCCGGCCTATGCCTAATGGTTGGTTCATGGTAGTAGGATGATTGTCTTTCCTTTGATCAGTTGCTTCTTGATATTGATCTTTCCGTCGGAATGCGGTGTGTTGTAGAAAGGTTCGGAGCCGTTGTTGCTGTAATCGGCGATGAGCCAGTGGACGGCCGCGTCTTGCAGCCAGGTGCGGGAATGCTGGGTGCCGTTGGATTTGAGCGTCAGTTCGAAGCCCTTTCCATCCGCCACGGTCACGCGGGTAACGTTGCGTTTGGTAGACCTGAAATCGTTGGACCCCAGTTCATTGGCATCGTCTTTCCAGCTACCGGCGGGCACTTCGCCGTGGGATTCCACTTCGCCGATGATCCGGGCGTTCAGCCTGGCTTCCCCTTTGTTCCGGGCGATATCGTCGGCCGGGTACACGGAGAATTCGCCGTTCCTTTCCCAGCTCATCCTGTCGAATTTGCGGGGCAATTGCAGGAGGAGGCCGTATTGATAGGGATTGTCCCCTCCGTTGTATTTCACTTCATATTCGGTAATCAATTCGCCTTTCGTGGTGAAAAAGTAAGACTGGCGGCCTTCCGCGTTTTTAAATTGCAGTTGCACATCGAAACGGATGCCTTCGTTCGTTGTTGCCACATCGATCTTCCGGGCGAAGATCGTGTAGAGCGGGTAATATTTGAGCGGGTAGATATTGTTTTGATAGGTTTCCCCGGCCACGTTGGGCTTGCCGCCGTCGTCGCCGTTCAATGGAATCACCGACACCACCGGCCCCTGCGTCATCAGCGTATCGTTGTCTCTGCGCAGGCATTCGATGAGGCCTTTCGTTTTGCTGATCGTCCAGCTGTAAGGGCCTTGCCGGATGGTATAACCGCCCGGCACTTCTTCCCATTTCAAATTCATCGTACGGCTGGGAGCGGAAGCCGCTACCGGCCGCGCGAAGCGCTCCTCCACGCATACGAACCCGCGTGGATCGGTGACTTTAACATATACCGCGCCATCGCGTTTCTTCACTTTAAGTACCGCCGTTTTACCGGGAGCGGCGTCCAGGTTAACGGGCACACCATTCGCTTCGATCCGCACTTCTTTCAATGATGTGAAATCATAACGGTTGGCGAATTGCAGCGTAAGTTGCTGGCCGTCGTCGCGCAATTGGGTGATGCGTACCGGCTCATAGGCTTTCTTCATGCCGATGTATTCCGGTTTCGGCCTGCGCCACCCGTCGATCGGCCCCCATGGCCCGTACCCTACGATTTTGCCATCGGGCAAATGGAAAATATCGTCGATCCCGCTCCAGATCGCTCCGCCCAAACTGCCTTTATAGTGATAGATCGAATCGTAAAATGTAACCAGGGGCGCGCTCCAGGCCGCCCTTACGCCGGGGTCCGTCACCAGTTCGCGGCGGTTGTAGCAAGACAGGTGCGCATATTCCCCGAAAAGCACCGGCCGGTCGGATTTCGCCGCCGCGTCGGGCCCGTTTACGCCAGGGTAATGGTAATTGGCGATATCCGCCTTGCTGCCCAGGTTGTTGAAGCCGCCCCAGCATTGGTCATGGAAAGTGGCGGGGCGCGAAGGGTCGTTTTTCTTCACAAAGTCCAATACCTGCGCCCAAAGCGGGCTCCAGTTGGATTCGTTCCCCAAAGACCACATGATCACGGAAGGATGATTTTTCCCCGCAGCGATGTTGTCCGCATTTGCGCGGACCATATACGGCAAAAATTTCCCGTCGGTATAGTTCCACAATTTCCAGATGGGCGCGGCGTGATGGTTGATCCACGTCAGAGCGGATTCGCTTTCCACGAAAAGCCCCAGTTCATCGGTCGCATCGAGGAATTCTTCAGACGGCGGGTAGTGCGACGTGCGGATATAATTGCAATTGGCCGCGCGGAAGAGTTCCGCATCCTGCCGGTCGAGCGCGGGGCTCAGGCTGCGGCCCTGGAGCGGGTGTACATCGTGGCGGTTGACGCCGCGCAGTTTCACGGGGCTGCCGTTCACCAGCACTTCGTTCCCGCGGATTTCCACCTGCCGGAAACCGATTTTCCGGAAAGTGCTTTCCACCGGATTTCCGTCTACAAGCAATTCCGTTTGCAGTTCGTACAGGTTGGGATGCTCGGGGTCCCAGTGCTTCGGGGCTTTCACGGCCAGCTCATGTTCCTGTGTGGATGCCGAATTGGCCGGAATATCGTTGCGTTTGGCCGAATGCCGGAGCACCATTTTCCCGGAAGCGTCTTTCAAAGTGAAACGGACTTCCGTGCCGGCAGCCTTGCCTGATTCGTTCGCGATGCCCGTAGTAATGCGGAGCATGGCGTTTTTATAATGCTGATCGAATTGCGTAACCACGGTCAGGTCGGAAAGATTGGTTTCGGGAACGGCGAACAGTGTCACTTTCCGTAATATCCCGGCCACCGTGTGCGCCGCGTATTGCGAGGTGCAGGCCAGATAATCGGAGATCGTCAGCGCCTGCACTTCCACCGTCAACACATCGTTCCCGAACCGGAGGGCGTTGGTGATATCCAGTTCGAACGGGACGAACCCGCCTTCGTGCTCGCCCACTTTCACGCCATTCACCAAAACGCTGGCATGGCTGCTCACGGCGTCGAACCGGAGCTTCACCCGCTGGCCTTTCCAGGCTTGCGGGATGTCTAACGTTCTGGAATAAACGGCCGTTTCGCCTTCGTGGATGTTGAAAGCCTGCATCAGCAGTTCTCCCGGCACTTTCACGGGATATTTCCCGTTCAGGGCCCATTCCCCGTTGAGGGAAACCACATCGACCGGGCGCGGCGACAGGCGCGGGAGTTGCGCCATGGCACCGCTGCATAAAAAGGTAAAGAGAATGACGAATAAACTTTTGCTCATGTTACATTATTCCGTATTTCGCGAAAGCCTGTCCGGCGCTCATGCCTTCCAGGATTTTTTGTTGTACCATTTTTTCGCCCCGTGCTTTTTCGATAGCGCGGGAAAACACTTCGCGTTCCGCTTCCCGGGGAACGATGCAGACGCCGTCGATATCCCCCAGCACAATGTCTCCCGGAAGCACGCGCACGCCCCTGATCTCGAGGGGTACGCGGAAATCGATCACCTTGCCGCGGGGCGCCTGGTCCTGCGCATAGCGGCCATAGGAAAAGGTAGGGAAATTCAGCTGGAGGATGCCTTTGGTGTCTCGGGAATACCCGTCTACCACCGCGCCCGCCGCGCCCAGTTGCATGGCGCGGGTGCTCATCAGCTCGCCCCATAAGGCGTACGACGGTGAAGCACCTGCGCAAATATAAACCTCGTTTTTCTTCAAATCGTCGAGCGCCTCCAGCATCAGCCCGAAAGGTTTTTTGAGCAGGGGGTTCTGGCCGGCGGATGGATCTTCGGAGAACACGTCCGCTTCCAACACCGTCATCGCCCGGCCTACCAGGAACATATCCGACTGCAGCGGCTGGATCTGGGGCGGCAGAAACTGTCGCTGCAGCCCCATTTTATCCATAATATCCCCCACCACGGCGGTGTATAATTCATTTCTTACGATCGAAAAAAGTTCATCGTCGTGCTTCCACAACGGGCTGGCCACGCTGCGGCCGTTTGTCTGTTCGTTCATATAGTTTGATTCTTCGATGCCTGCCGCCCGGGCTCACCGCCCCGGCAAAACCGCCTTATGAAAAGAGTAACATCATGTGTGGCGGCGGTGCGCCGGGCCGGTGAAGCTTTCCTTAACCATATTTTCCCGGGGCAGCAATCTTATGCAATTTAACAGCCGGAGGCGCGGAAGAGGTTAACGATTTTAGCCAAAACATTAACGATTTTAGCATCTTTCAGCCATTTTATTTAGTAAATTTGTCAATAAAATTAATACTCAGGACCATGAAAGCGAGGTTGATCGAAACCGGGCTGGATGCCAACCGGCAGTTCAGGGTGAAGCAGGTAGACGAATACTTCCTCAATTCTCCCTTCCACTTTCACGACACCTGTGAGATCGTGCTGATCGAGGAAGGATACGGGAAGCGGATCGTGGGCGATCATATCGACGATTTCGACCAGGGGGATATGGTGATGATGGGGCCTAACCTGCCGCATATCTGGCAAACGGACAATGCATTTTACCACAGGCGGAAAAACCTCCGCGTGAAAGCCACCGTACTTTATTTCGCACCGGCCATGGTACTGGGCCTCGTGGCCGGTACCGATGCCGCGGCAGCCGTGGAAGCCCTGCTTGCCAAAGCCAGCAGGGGCCTGTCTATCAAACAGGACGCCCACGCCCGGCTGCTGGAACTGTTCGCGGAAATTCAGATCTCCGAAGGACTGAAGCGGATTTCCCTCTTCCTGGAAGCCCTTCATTTATTGGCGCATACCGAAGATTATGACTGCCTCGCCAGCGACCATTACAAAAACGCCATGACCGTCAAAGATGCCGGCCGGTTCAACGATGTGTACCAGTTCCTCATCACCAATTTCCACCGGGAAATTCCGCTGGATGAAGTGGCTTCGGTAGCGAAAATGTCGCCCACGGCGTTTTGCCGGTATTTCAAAACGCGGACGCAGAAATCGTTCGTGAGCTTCCTGCAGGAAATCAGGATTTCACATGCCTGCAAGCTCCTTCGCCGCGACGATCTTTCCGTCATGGAAGTAGCCCTGGAAAGCGGGTACAACAACCTCGTCAACTTCAACAAATGTTTCCGCAATATTACCAGCCATAGCCCTTCCGAATACCGTAAACGCATGCGGGCCGAAGCTGCGGGCGAGCTCATAGGATGATCGCGGACCGCCCATCCCCCCTTTCAAAAAAATCCCACAATAACTTTGAAATGAAAAGCAAAATCACTTAACTTTGAACTACAAAGTACTTTCCAAATATTAATTAACGATAAAAATGGTGGGTTATGACCTCAAATCACCGTTCCACGATTTCCTCCTTCTTTACCGTTGCCCTGCTGAAGCGGATGCTCGTCGGCGCAGCGATCGGGCTGACGCTCATGATCATTTTCCTTTCCGGCGTCCCTGATCCTGAACCGGAATGGGGCCGTTACTGGACCGTTCGCCCTCTCATAGTGATCGCATTCGCCGGCGCGGCAGGCGGCGCATTTTTCCACCTCGTGGATCCCCTCCGTTTCTCCGGCACATGGAAGAAAATCGCGGCGTTTTTGCTTTGTTTGCTCGTTTTCGTTTTCTGCCTCTGGATCGGCTCCGTACTGGGGCTCGACGGCACCCTCTGGGATTAACGCACTTTCCTTCCGCTTTTCAATTTTTTGACCGTATTTTCATTCCGTCGATCCAAAAATCCATGGAATGAAAATCCTCCCCATCCTCCTCGCCGCCATTATCAGTTTGCCGGTATCCGCCCAGCTCCGCCAACAGCGCGCTGCGGCCGACAGCCTCTTCCAACATTACAACACCTCCGAAACCACCGGCATCAGCGTGCTGGTGGTCCGCAACGGCAAAAAACTGTACGACCGCTCCTTCGGTTACGCCGACATTGCGCGGCACCGGAAAGCCGCCGCCACCACCAATTACCGCATCGCTTCCGTCACTAAATCCTTCACCGCCATGGCGATCATGCTGCTGCGCGATGAAGGGAAGCTTTCGCTGGACGACCCATTGACCCGATTCTTTCCGCAATTGGCCGCATTCGGCCGCAACATCACAATACGCCAGATGCTCCTGCACACCTCGGGGCTCGTGAGCTATGGCGACATTCTCCCCGCCCCGCCTACCGTTCCGCTGAAAGACGCCGATGTGCTCCGCCTCCTCGAAACCCAGGACACCACCCGCTTTCCGCCCGGTTCGCGTTTCGATTACAGCAATACCGGGTACGTACTGCTGGGCCTCATCGTGGAAAAAACATCCGGGATGCCGTTCCCCGAATTCCTCCGCCAGCGCATCTTCCAGCCACTAGGCATGAAAAACGCCACTGTCAACAGCCTCACCGACTCCATCCCGAACCGGGCATACGGCTACAATCTCGAAAAGGGAACGCTCGTCCCGAAAGACCAGAGCATGTTCAGCTACCTCCTGGGCGACGGCGGCGTTTACAGCTCCACATCGGATTTCTACCGTTGGGACCAGGCGCTTTACACCCATCAACTCGTATCCGCGGCCACGCTCCGGGAAATCTTCACGCCCGGCTCCTCGCCTTCCCCAACCCTGGGTTATGGCTACGGCTGGGAAATTGACCGGAAATACGGACTGGAAAGAGTGATGCACACCGGCGGAACGTCCGGGTTCTCTTCGTATTACGTCCGCTACCCGGAGAAAAAATTCTCCATCATCCTGTTCGCTAACCAGAATACAGGGCTCGCCCTCGACCCCATCGCCCAATCCCTCGAAAAGATATTTCTATCCGAAGCCGCCGGCCAACCCTGATGACAGCCATATTATTTTTTTCCTAACAGGAAATATTTTTTCCTATAATTATATAATACGGGATATTTTCGTAGCGGAAAAACGTAAAACATATGTCCGCCACCTCCGGGAAAAATGGCAGGCTTGTCCTGTTCGACGGGCCGGGAACGCCCTTCCGCACCGAAACACACGCCGTACGCGCGCTCCATCCGGGCGAAATCCTCGTCCGTAATATCTACACCACCCTATGCGGCAGCGATCTGCACACTTTCTGCGGATTAAGATCGGAGCCTTGTCCCACCGTGCTCGGCCACGAGATCGTGGGTGAGATCGTGCAACTACATCCTTCCCACCCGGGAACGGATTTGCAGGGAAACGCCCTGCGCCCGGGAGACCGCATCACCTGGACGATCTTCGCCAGCGACCCTCAATCCGCCAATGCCTTGCGGGGCATGCCGCAAAAGGGCGAAGGACTTTTCAAATACGGGCATGCCCGCGCCGCCGGCGACGAAGTTTTTCACGGCGGACTGGCGGAATTCTGCATCCTCCAGCCGCATACCGGCATCATCAAACTGCCGGAAGAAATTCCCCTTCCCGTTGCCGCAACACTGAACTGTTCCGTATCCACCGTTGCCGGTGCGCTCCGCACGGCCGGCGATCTGTTGGGAAAGAAAGTGCTGATTACCGGCATGGGCCACCTCGGGATCATGTGCGCCGCTATGTGCCGCGAAGCCGGCGCCAGCTGGACCGGGGCGGCGGATATCAATGAAACCCGCCTCCGGGAATCCCTGCAATTCGGTGTGGATGCCGTTTTCAATATGCAACAGGACGCAACCGGACTCACCGCAATTTTACGCGAACAAACCGGCGGAGTCGACGTCGTATTCGATATGAGCGGATCGCCCGCCGCCATGGAATTCGGGATTTCCTGCCTGGCCATCGGCGGATGCGCCGTGTGGATCGGTGCGGTGTTCCAGACACGGCCTGTTTCCGTCAACCCGGAAAAGATCATCCGCAACCTGCTCACCATCCGCGGATTGCACAATTACAACTTCGAGGATTTCCGGAATGCGTTTGCTTTCATCCACGCCAATTGGAAAAAATATCCATTCGCTTCGATGATCGAAAAGGAGTTTACGCTCGGGGAAACGCAGGCAGCGTTTGAATATGCGGTGGCCCGGAAACCCCTGCGCGTGGGCGTCCGGCTGACATGAACGGACTTCAAATGACATAAAAAAAGCCGTGCTTGCTGAAGCACGGCTTTTTTTGCATTACTAGAAATCACTTGAATATTTCGGTAACGGCCCTCCCGATCCAAACCTGCGGCGGACTGAGCCGGAAAAGTTTTGCGATGGTAGCGGCGGTGTCGAACGTCATGACGCTCGTTTGTACTTCGTGGCCAGCTTTGATACCAGGGCCTTTCACGATCCAGGGGATTTGCATTTCCGCCATGGAAATGGAACCGTGCCCTTTGTTGATACCGCCATGATCGGCCGTAAAGATCACCACCGTTTCCTTTTCGATACCCGCGTCGCGGATGGCCTGCAGGATTTCGCCTACGTGCGCGTCCGTCCGCTCGATGGCGGCATAATACTCCGGTGTATCGTGGCCAACCTTGTGGCCCACGCTGTCTACATCATGCAGATGCACGAACAGGAAAGTCGGTTTGGCGGATTTGATATAATTGCAGGCCGCAGCAGCAACCGCGATATCGCCATCGCCGTTTTCGTCTTTATTCACGGCTGCTTTCGGAAAGAGATAACCGATGCCGTCCCACTCGTAGATCACCCCGATCTCGCTTTGCGGACGGGCTTTCCGGAGCAATCCATACACCGTGGGGAACATGCCGTATTCATCCAGCATGCGCGCGGGAAGATCGGGCTTTTTACTGCCCCAGGTGGTGTAGCCGTGCAGCTCCGGGCCTGCGCCCATCACCATAGACGCCCAGTTGGGCGCGCTGGAAGAAGGAAGCACCGTTCTGGCCTGTAATGTCCAGGCGCCTTCCTGCATCATGGCGCGAAGCACCGGCACCTGGGCTTTCTGAAAGGCATATGCGCCGAATCCATCGGACCCGACGAGGATCACGTGTTTCGGTTTCGGCTGCGCGAAAGCGGCCTGGCCGATCAACGAACCTGCAAGGAAGAGATATCCTGTCCATCTGGGTAATCGCATACTTCAGTGTTTTCGACAAGATATAAACTTTCCTTTAAAGAAATAATATTTCCTTAAGTGAAATTTATTGAATAATTTTCCCAAAGAAGTACATTACGAGTAACCTGACCTTTTTCTTTTTCGGGTTGATCGGCACGTGGCTGATGCTACCGTCGAAGAAGATGGAATCGCCTTCCGACAGTTCGAAAATTTTGTCTTCCAGCTGGAATTTGAGGTTACCTTCGAGCACGTAGACATATTCGAAAGCCGCGGTAGACACCAGTTCCCGGCGGGCGCCGGGCTTTAGCGTCAGCAGCGAAACCTGGAATGCGCCGCCCTCGAAATTTTGTTCGAGGATGGATTGATATTCGAAACCAACGGCGTCTTCCTCCTTTTCATAAGGCGTGTAGGCGTCTGCCGGCAGCAGCAGGTATCCCGGGAAACTTTTTTCCGCGCTCAGTTCGGAAAAGAACGTTTCCGTTTTGACGCCCAGCTTTTGAATGATGGTAAAAAGCGTGGGAATAGTGGGCAACATCCTGCCGTTCTCGATCTTGGACAGCAGGGCGGATTTGATGCCCGTGAGCGCCGACAGATCGAGCAGCTTCAGGCCTTTTTCCTTGCGGTAACGGCGGATCAGTCCACCGATCCTGTGATAAACGAGTGTATTATTGTTGATGTCTTCCTGCGATGGATCGTGTTGCATGTGCTTAACAATTACTTAAAAGCGATTCCGCTAATTTAAACAATAAGAAATATATTTTCGCCTCAGGAAATTTTCCTGCGCACCTGCGGGTGTGAGTTTGTATGATAAGCAAAACGGGCCAGCCTCCGAAGGCTTGCCGCTATTAATCCTTCCGACATGACGGACACCACGAACGTTTCTACACGGGCCGAATCCGGGCGCTGGCGCATGCTGTTGCTCACCATGTTCTGCTACCTTTTCTTTTACACGGGGCGGCACAATTTCGGTTGGGCCACACATCAGCTGGCAGACACGCTGGGCATATCTTTCGAAAAGGTGGGCTGGATCAGCTTCGCCATGCTGGCGGGTTACGCGTTCGGGCAACTCGTGAATGGCCTGCTGGCCGACCGGTTGAGCCCCCGGCACATGATCCTCACCGGCGGGATATTGTCTGTTCTCGCCAATATCTGTATCAGCTTTTCCAGTTCTTTCACCGTGATCCTCGTGCTGTGGGGATTGAACGGCTATTTCCAGTCGATGGCCTGGGCCCCGGGCAGCAGGATCATCGCCAACTGGTGGCACAACGGCAACCGTGGACTGGCGTATGGCCTGTACACCATGTCGGCCGGGCTTTCGTCGGTTGTGACGTATGTATTTTCCATCCTGCTCGTGCAAGATAACTGGCGGAACGTGTTCCGTGTGCCGGTGCTGTTCCTCGCCGTGGCGGTAGTCATCTTTTTCATTTTCGTGAAGAACGCGCCTCCCGGCGCCGCGGCCCTCATCCTCCAACCGGCGATCAACCGCACCCGAAAAACACGTTCGCGGTGATCACGGGCAATGCGCGCTTCCTGGCGGTGTGCCTTTCCCTGGGGTTCCAGAGCATGGCGCGATATGCGCTGATCTTCTGGCTGCCGCTGTTCTTTATCAAATCCGGATCTGTCTGGACCAGCCTCCTGTTACCGCTTGGCATGGCTGCGGGCGCCATTTCGTTCGGGTTCATATCCGACAGCGTTTTCCGCGCCAACAGGATGGCGTCGATCTGCATGGGGATGCTTTTTTGCAGCCTGTTGTCTGGCCTGATATACGTGCTGGAAATCAGGAGCGGCGTGGCCGCGGGGGCTTTGATCTTTTCTGCGGGCTTTTTCGCGTACGGCCCGCAGGCGAATTTCTGGCCCCTGGCGCAGGAGCTGCTCGGCCAGCGGTACGTGGGCACCGGCACGGGCGTGATGAACATGACGGCGTACCTGTTCGCAGCGATCGGCGAGCCATTGATGGGCAAGCTGATCGACATGACCGGCAACAAGGCGGTGATATTCCCCACCGTGGCAATCATTGCATTATTGAGCGCCGTCACGATACTTTTTGCCATGCCCAGGCGGCCGTCTCCGGGCAGCCTGTCGCGGATACCGGCTTTTTGAGGGAAGCAAAGTACCATTTTATGGGAGGTTCGTCCCGCGGAAGGGGCAACTCGTCACATCCCGGCGATGCGCCGGGGCGGGGTGTTTATTTTCATGGCATGAAACCTTATCTCTTCGTATTGTTGCTCCTGAGTGCGGGGTTATCCGCCTCCGCCCAATTTACGTTAAGCGGCCGCGTCCGCCATTTCAGCGGACAGCAAAAAGTTGACGTTAACCTACCGTCCATTTTTGGCTACCATAATGAAAACACGGTTTCCGTTCCCTTGTCGAACACCGGCGAATTTCGCATTACATTGCCGGCAGACAGCATCCGGTTCGCTACCCTGATTTACCGCCGGACGCATTACACATTGCTCCTCGAACCAGGCGGGAATCTCGAAGTGGAATTTGATGAAAACGCAAATGGTATCCGGTTTACGGGTGGAAGCGCGGCGGATGTTTGCCGGTTGATGCAGGATATTGGCATGGATAAAATCCCGTTTTTCTGGGAGAACGATTCGCTGGGGGCGC
Proteins encoded in this region:
- a CDS encoding XRE family transcriptional regulator; its protein translation is MQHDPSQEDINNNTLVYHRIGGLIRRYRKEKGLKLLDLSALTGIKSALLSKIENGRMLPTIPTLFTIIQKLGVKTETFFSELSAEKSFPGYLLLPADAYTPYEKEEDAVGFEYQSILEQNFEGGAFQVSLLTLKPGARRELVSTAAFEYVYVLEGNLKFQLEDKIFELSEGDSIFFDGSISHVPINPKKKKVRLLVMYFFGKIIQ
- a CDS encoding alkaline phosphatase; amino-acid sequence: MRLPRWTGYLFLAGSLIGQAAFAQPKPKHVILVGSDGFGAYAFQKAQVPVLRAMMQEGAWTLQARTVLPSSSAPNWASMVMGAGPELHGYTTWGSKKPDLPARMLDEYGMFPTVYGLLRKARPQSEIGVIYEWDGIGYLFPKAAVNKDENGDGDIAVAAAACNYIKSAKPTFLFVHLHDVDSVGHKVGHDTPEYYAAIERTDAHVGEILQAIRDAGIEKETVVIFTADHGGINKGHGSISMAEMQIPWIVKGPGIKAGHEVQTSVMTFDTAATIAKLFRLSPPQVWIGRAVTEIFK
- a CDS encoding RraA family protein, which encodes MNEQTNGRSVASPLWKHDDELFSIVRNELYTAVVGDIMDKMGLQRQFLPPQIQPLQSDMFLVGRAMTVLEADVFSEDPSAGQNPLLKKPFGLMLEALDDLKKNEVYICAGASPSYALWGELMSTRAMQLGAAGAVVDGYSRDTKGILQLNFPTFSYGRYAQDQAPRGKVIDFRVPLEIRGVRVLPGDIVLGDIDGVCIVPREAEREVFSRAIEKARGEKMVQQKILEGMSAGQAFAKYGIM
- a CDS encoding MFS transporter, giving the protein MITGNARFLAVCLSLGFQSMARYALIFWLPLFFIKSGSVWTSLLLPLGMAAGAISFGFISDSVFRANRMASICMGMLFCSLLSGLIYVLEIRSGVAAGALIFSAGFFAYGPQANFWPLAQELLGQRYVGTGTGVMNMTAYLFAAIGEPLMGKLIDMTGNKAVIFPTVAIIALLSAVTILFAMPRRPSPGSLSRIPAF
- a CDS encoding glycoside hydrolase family 2 TIM barrel-domain containing protein; translated protein: MSKSLFVILFTFLCSGAMAQLPRLSPRPVDVVSLNGEWALNGKYPVKVPGELLMQAFNIHEGETAVYSRTLDIPQAWKGQRVKLRFDAVSSHASVLVNGVKVGEHEGGFVPFELDITNALRFGNDVLTVEVQALTISDYLACTSQYAAHTVAGILRKVTLFAVPETNLSDLTVVTQFDQHYKNAMLRITTGIANESGKAAGTEVRFTLKDASGKMVLRHSAKRNDIPANSASTQEHELAVKAPKHWDPEHPNLYELQTELLVDGNPVESTFRKIGFRQVEIRGNEVLVNGSPVKLRGVNRHDVHPLQGRSLSPALDRQDAELFRAANCNYIRTSHYPPSEEFLDATDELGLFVESESALTWINHHAAPIWKLWNYTDGKFLPYMVRANADNIAAGKNHPSVIMWSLGNESNWSPLWAQVLDFVKKNDPSRPATFHDQCWGGFNNLGSKADIANYHYPGVNGPDAAAKSDRPVLFGEYAHLSCYNRRELVTDPGVRAAWSAPLVTFYDSIYHYKGSLGGAIWSGIDDIFHLPDGKIVGYGPWGPIDGWRRPKPEYIGMKKAYEPVRITQLRDDGQQLTLQFANRYDFTSLKEVRIEANGVPVNLDAAPGKTAVLKVKKRDGAVYVKVTDPRGFVCVEERFARPVAASAPSRTMNLKWEEVPGGYTIRQGPYSWTISKTKGLIECLRRDNDTLMTQGPVVSVIPLNGDDGGKPNVAGETYQNNIYPLKYYPLYTIFARKIDVATTNEGIRFDVQLQFKNAEGRQSYFFTTKGELITEYEVKYNGGDNPYQYGLLLQLPRKFDRMSWERNGEFSVYPADDIARNKGEARLNARIIGEVESHGEVPAGSWKDDANELGSNDFRSTKRNVTRVTVADGKGFELTLKSNGTQHSRTWLQDAAVHWLIADYSNNGSEPFYNTPHSDGKINIKKQLIKGKTIILLP
- a CDS encoding MFS transporter; the protein is MTDTTNVSTRAESGRWRMLLLTMFCYLFFYTGRHNFGWATHQLADTLGISFEKVGWISFAMLAGYAFGQLVNGLLADRLSPRHMILTGGILSVLANICISFSSSFTVILVLWGLNGYFQSMAWAPGSRIIANWWHNGNRGLAYGLYTMSAGLSSVVTYVFSILLVQDNWRNVFRVPVLFLAVAVVIFFIFVKNAPPGAAALILQPAINRTRKTRSR
- a CDS encoding AraC family transcriptional regulator — protein: MKARLIETGLDANRQFRVKQVDEYFLNSPFHFHDTCEIVLIEEGYGKRIVGDHIDDFDQGDMVMMGPNLPHIWQTDNAFYHRRKNLRVKATVLYFAPAMVLGLVAGTDAAAAVEALLAKASRGLSIKQDAHARLLELFAEIQISEGLKRISLFLEALHLLAHTEDYDCLASDHYKNAMTVKDAGRFNDVYQFLITNFHREIPLDEVASVAKMSPTAFCRYFKTRTQKSFVSFLQEIRISHACKLLRRDDLSVMEVALESGYNNLVNFNKCFRNITSHSPSEYRKRMRAEAAGELIG
- a CDS encoding serine hydrolase domain-containing protein — encoded protein: MKILPILLAAIISLPVSAQLRQQRAAADSLFQHYNTSETTGISVLVVRNGKKLYDRSFGYADIARHRKAAATTNYRIASVTKSFTAMAIMLLRDEGKLSLDDPLTRFFPQLAAFGRNITIRQMLLHTSGLVSYGDILPAPPTVPLKDADVLRLLETQDTTRFPPGSRFDYSNTGYVLLGLIVEKTSGMPFPEFLRQRIFQPLGMKNATVNSLTDSIPNRAYGYNLEKGTLVPKDQSMFSYLLGDGGVYSSTSDFYRWDQALYTHQLVSAATLREIFTPGSSPSPTLGYGYGWEIDRKYGLERVMHTGGTSGFSSYYVRYPEKKFSIILFANQNTGLALDPIAQSLEKIFLSEAAGQP
- a CDS encoding zinc-binding dehydrogenase, giving the protein MSATSGKNGRLVLFDGPGTPFRTETHAVRALHPGEILVRNIYTTLCGSDLHTFCGLRSEPCPTVLGHEIVGEIVQLHPSHPGTDLQGNALRPGDRITWTIFASDPQSANALRGMPQKGEGLFKYGHARAAGDEVFHGGLAEFCILQPHTGIIKLPEEIPLPVAATLNCSVSTVAGALRTAGDLLGKKVLITGMGHLGIMCAAMCREAGASWTGAADINETRLRESLQFGVDAVFNMQQDATGLTAILREQTGGVDVVFDMSGSPAAMEFGISCLAIGGCAVWIGAVFQTRPVSVNPEKIIRNLLTIRGLHNYNFEDFRNAFAFIHANWKKYPFASMIEKEFTLGETQAAFEYAVARKPLRVGVRLT